From the Zymomonas mobilis subsp. pomaceae ATCC 29192 genome, the window TGACAAGACGCTTATTACCCCTCCGTTAAAGGGCACAATTCTGCATGGAATTACCCGCAAGTCGATTATCGAATTAGCGCGGGATAAAGGTTATACCGTTTTAGAACAGCCTTATAGCCTTGATCAATGGCGTGAAGATGCCCGTTCTGGCAAACTAGCTGAAGCTTTTGCCTGTGGCACAGCCGCTGTAATTACTTCAATCAGTAAGGTCTGTGATACCCACGGTGATTTTGAAATTGGGAAAGACGGCGCCAATAATCCGGTCGCTAATGAATTACGGGAATCTCTTATTGATATTCAACGCGGTCGAGTTGCAGACCCTTATGGTTGGGTCGAACGCGTTTAAAAATTATTAATATAATGCCAAAGCCACCGGAAGAACTGTCCGGTGGCTTTTTTTAAAAAATCAAATTTTTACGCTGTCAATGTAGCGGTCAATAACGTTCCTTAAAACAGGTAACGGAACGCCACCCGTTTTAACAACAGCATCATCAAACGATCCTAGATCAAAAGCTTGCCCTAACGCCTCTTTGGCATGCTGCCTTAATCTTAAAATTTCAAGCTGTCCCATCTTATAGCCACAAGCTTGGCCTGGGCTAACGCAATAGCGATCAACTTCGCTTGTCGCGGCTTCTTCCACATAGCCACATTCTTCTATCAGATAGCGGATAGCTTGTGCTCGCGACCAGCCCATGGCATGCAATCCTGTATCAACAACTAAACGACAGGCTCTAAATTGTTGATCTAATAAATAGCCAATCTTGCTGATAGGATCATGGGTATAAAGGCCTAATTCGTCTACTAACTTTTCGGCATAGAGGGCCCAGCCTTCAACAAAAGCATTAAAGCCCATCATCGATGAAATGAGCGGAACATTTTTGTTATATTCTGCTAAATAAGCCCCCTGCCAGCTATGACCGGGGATACCTTCATGCGCGGTTAGCGTTGTTAAAGAATAACGCGGCCATAGTTTTGTAGAGGCTAAATTAATATAATAAACAGCAGGACGGCTACCATCCAGGGCCGGAAAATTCATATAGCCAAGAGGTGCCCCCTTCTCGACATCTGGAGGCACTCTTTTTATCGTAATGGGTGCCTTCATGGGCAAATGAGATATTTGGGATAAAAGAGGCCTAATAGCGGCAAGGCGGTCTTTCAGATAGGCTAATATTTCTGCCCGTCCAGTGTCATTATCAGGATAGAGGAAACGCTCGTCTTTGCTTAATACCTGCAATCGCTGACCCACAGGACCTTGTGTAAAGCCTTGTCCTTTAAGAAGCCCATCCATTTCTGCCTTTAAAAGAGCATTTTGTTCAAGCCCAATTTTATGAATTTCAGTGGCCGGTGTTGTAAGCGTAGTGCCTAACCGTAAAGCCCAATTATAATAGGCTTCGCCATTTGGTAGACGCGCTACTGATGGATTAATATCGGCTTTGGGAATAATGTTAGAAAAGGCTGAAATCTCTTTATCCAAAGCCGGATACAGGCAATCTTCAACAATTTTAGCCGCTTTAACTGAAAAATGACGGTCTTGGATATTCGCTTTTTTAGCCCGACTATCCAAGCTTTGAACAAAACTTTGCTCAGAGGCTTTTATCGCCCGAAAGGCTTGCATCTGGGCTAAAGCTTTATCCGCAATAAAGCGAGGAGGAATAATACCAAGGGCGGCTTCTTTTTTAAGCTGTTCAGTTTCTTGGACTATCTGAGAG encodes:
- a CDS encoding DUF885 domain-containing protein, which encodes MDNQGKKRGKWDCNRRRALGVGASLVIAGTIKSIMPNVTKAALPTTSPLANLLDNFSQEILNLSPETATSLGMDKGKNAALEFKLSDASDKGLTAWANQIRSMRNRLNEVKPYISKDQDQLHYDTVSYAVDRGIDGLQFSYGGGAASGFSGGTETYSISQQNGVTTFMADFLNSQHRIENQTDIEAYFSRLQAFGSQIVQETEQLKKEAALGIIPPRFIADKALAQMQAFRAIKASEQSFVQSLDSRAKKANIQDRHFSVKAAKIVEDCLYPALDKEISAFSNIIPKADINPSVARLPNGEAYYNWALRLGTTLTTPATEIHKIGLEQNALLKAEMDGLLKGQGFTQGPVGQRLQVLSKDERFLYPDNDTGRAEILAYLKDRLAAIRPLLSQISHLPMKAPITIKRVPPDVEKGAPLGYMNFPALDGSRPAVYYINLASTKLWPRYSLTTLTAHEGIPGHSWQGAYLAEYNKNVPLISSMMGFNAFVEGWALYAEKLVDELGLYTHDPISKIGYLLDQQFRACRLVVDTGLHAMGWSRAQAIRYLIEECGYVEEAATSEVDRYCVSPGQACGYKMGQLEILRLRQHAKEALGQAFDLGSFDDAVVKTGGVPLPVLRNVIDRYIDSVKI